From Synergistaceae bacterium, a single genomic window includes:
- the yajC gene encoding preprotein translocase subunit YajC produces MGQQSGLVGMMLPLAMFAAIFYFLIIRPQKKKQKAHEEMLASISRGSTVVTAGGFFGIVRDVLDDSYIIELDEGVKARILKSSISMKRTEGISDKPKKKKVKKTAESLDEATENVSEPIQEAEVVDASVEAKEEA; encoded by the coding sequence TTGGGTCAGCAGAGCGGTCTTGTAGGTATGATGTTACCTCTTGCAATGTTCGCGGCGATTTTCTATTTTTTGATCATCCGTCCGCAAAAGAAGAAACAGAAGGCGCACGAGGAGATGCTTGCCAGTATAAGCAGGGGCTCCACGGTAGTCACGGCAGGGGGCTTTTTTGGTATAGTGCGGGATGTGCTTGATGACAGTTACATTATAGAGCTTGATGAGGGCGTTAAAGCGCGCATACTCAAAAGCTCGATTTCCATGAAGCGGACAGAGGGTATTTCTGACAAACCTAAGAAAAAAAAGGTCAAGAAAACAGCCGAGTCGCTTGATGAAGCTACAGAAAACGTATCCGAGCCGATACAGGAAGCCGAAGTTGTGGATGCCTCTGTCGAAGCAAAGGAAGAAGCATAG
- a CDS encoding redox-sensing transcriptional repressor Rex, which translates to MKVAEPTVERLIQYYRLLTQMKEEGGKVVSSLQIGEMLGIKASQVRKDLSYFGEIGKRGVGYHVNRLCLHIENILASPRVWRVALAGVGNLGTALMGHAAFQSYKFTVEALFDIDDEKVGHEIIGVHCWHVNDIARVMEERNIEVLLLAVPASAAQSCVDKAVMSPSLKGILAFTPATVVVPDNILFYRVDIFVELEKLLFFLKEQEKSNREKSSVR; encoded by the coding sequence ATGAAGGTGGCAGAGCCGACTGTTGAGAGGCTTATACAGTATTACCGTCTGCTTACGCAGATGAAAGAAGAGGGGGGCAAGGTCGTCTCTTCGCTTCAAATCGGAGAAATGCTGGGCATCAAGGCGAGTCAGGTTCGCAAGGATCTTTCTTATTTCGGTGAAATAGGCAAAAGGGGTGTAGGATATCATGTGAACCGCCTGTGCCTTCATATTGAAAATATACTTGCATCCCCCAGAGTATGGAGGGTAGCTCTTGCCGGAGTAGGCAATCTTGGTACGGCGCTCATGGGGCATGCCGCGTTTCAGAGCTATAAATTTACGGTTGAAGCCCTATTTGATATAGATGATGAAAAGGTAGGGCATGAAATTATAGGTGTGCACTGCTGGCACGTAAATGACATCGCGCGTGTCATGGAAGAGAGGAACATCGAAGTACTTTTGCTGGCTGTTCCTGCCTCCGCTGCGCAGAGTTGTGTCGATAAGGCTGTAATGTCTCCGTCTCTCAAGGGAATACTGGCATTTACTCCTGCTACCGTTGTTGTGCCGGATAATATTCTTTTTTATCGTGTTGATATATTTGTCGAACTTGAAAAACTATTGTTCTTTCTAAAGGAGCAGGAAAAATCCAATCGAGAAAAAAGTTCTGTACGATAG